AATTGGCATTTTGTAAGTATAAATAATAGCACAAAGAGACCGGAAAGAAAAATCATGATAAACTAAAGAGAGATCGTGAAAAGGAAGTTTTAGAAATGAGAAAAAGAAACCAGTATATGTTTCGAACTGAAAAAAAGACAAAGACAAAGAAAAGATTGCTCATGATTACGCTCATCGCTGCAAGCTTCTTAATCATAGCGGTAGTTGGGTGGATAGGGTTCAATGATTGGGACGTTAAGAAAAGTTATCAGCGTGTAGAGACGGCGCTGGGAATAAGCAAAGTGACTGTGCCTAGTGAGAGAGAGACTGAAGAGCAACCAAATGCAGATGGAAACTCTGAGTTACCCGAACCAGAACCAACAGAATCACATGAACCAGAGGAAGAGGAAGAGGAAGTTCCACCCGAGGAAGCTATCCAATATATTGAAGGGCAAGAGTTACCGGAAGAACCTACGTATGTAGAAGGTATCCTCATTGCAAATAAAAAAAATCCCCTTCCAAGTACATTTGCTCCTGGAGAAGATAAAGAGGCGCGCGAAGCATTTGAAGAAATGGCCGCCGCTGCTTTATTGGAAGACTATCGCCTTGTAGCGTTTAGTACGTATCGTTCATTTGAATATCAAACAGAGCTTTACAAAAGATATGTAGATCGAGATGGGGTTGAAGAGGCTGACCGGTACAGTGCACGTCCAGGTTACTCTGAACACCAGACGGGTTTGGCGTTTGATATTGGTGAAGTAAATAAAGAGCAAGATTGGGCTACTTCACGTTTTGGTGAAACAGATGCGGGGAAATGGTTGGCTGAAAATGCGCATTTGTACGGATTTATTATGCGCTATCCTGAAGGGAAAGAGTTTATCACAGGTTATATGTATGAGTCTTGGCATTTCCGATATGTAGGTTTAGAAGTTGCAAAAGATATTTATGAGAATGATACTACGTTGGAAGAGTATTTGGGGTTATAAAAGGACGTCTCCTTTATCGGGAGGCGTCCTTTTTCATAATATCGGCGAAATTAAATTCGCCATCGATTCTTTGAGTCTGATGGTTAAAGAGCGTTCATTGTACATATCGAGTGTTAATTCTCTAGATAGTAATAAGTCTTGTTCAAACAGTTCAGCGAGTTCGTGAGATTTTTCTTTGTCATAAATAAATGCATTTACTTCGAAGTTTAATTTGAAGCTACGAACGTCGATATTGGCTGTACCTACAGTGGAGACTTCATCGTCTATTACGATTTGTTTCGCATGAAGGAAGCCGTTATCGTAAATGTAAATTTTAGCGCCAGCCTTTAGTAAGTAGCCGACGTTTGAATAGGTTGCCCAGTAGACAAATATGTGGTCCGGTTTATTCGGAATCATAATCCGGACGTCGACCCCCGATAAGCAAGCGATGCGCAAGGCATCTAAAAAGCTAACGTCGGGGATAAAGTAAGGCGTTTGAATATAAATATATTTTTTAGCACGGAAAATCATTTTTAAATAGCCGTCTTTAATTTGTTCCCACTCGGAGTCGGGGCCGCTTGATACGATTTGCATACTGACGTCTCCTTTAAGGGGAATCGCTGGGAAATACCTGTCCGAATACTCAATGTCTTGGTCGGCAGAGGCTTGGTTCCAATCGAGAATAAATCTTGTCTGGATTGGATGTAGGGCACTTCCTTCAATACGTAAATGTGTGTCACGCCAATACCCAAACTTTTTATTAATCCCAAGGTACTCGTCACCAACGTTAAAGCCCCCAATATAGCCAATCCTTCCGTCAATCACAACAATTTTTCGGTGATTCCGGTAGTTTAGTCGAGTGTTAATGAGTGGTAAAATGGATGGAAAAAAAGCTTCTACCATACCACCGTGACGAATCAGCTTTTGGAAATGTCTTTTATATACACCTCTTGAACCCATATCATCAAAAAGTACGCGCACTTCTAAGCCTTGTTTAGCTTTTTCCGTGAGGACGTCAATAATTCTTTTACCAAGGCTATCAATTCGAAAAATATAATATTGTAAATGAATATGGTCCTTCGCTTTTTCTAAGTCTTCAATTAACGCTTCAAATTTTGCGCGCCCATCATTAAAAACTTGCATATCATTGTCTTGCGTTAAAACCGCGTCATTATTGCGTAGATGTAAATAAATCATATCTTTATGTTTTTCTGTTTCGCTTTGTCGAAATTCTAGTGTGTTATCTTCGATTGAAGTGATTTGGTAGTCGATCAGTTTGTCAATACCAATTTTATGACGGTCTTCCCATCGGAAAAGATGCTTTTCCCTCAGTCTTCTACCAAGCATTAAATAAATAAAGAATCCAAAGAATGGAATGAAGAATAAAACCATCAGCCATGCCCATGTAGAAGTAGCATCGCGGCGTTCTAAGAAAATAAGTGCAATCGCGAGAAATATATTAAGTATTAATACACTGGTTACAATAAAACTAATGAGTGTTGTCATAAGTACCTCCTTAATGAATTCCGCTCCCTCTAGTATAGCGGATATCGAACAGGATAATATAGGAAAAGCATGTTTATCTTTCTAATTCGACACAATCCCTACTTGACTGATAGGTTTTAGTTGTATAGAGTAAGTGGTAAGCAACTTAGTATAAGGGGGAAATCGCTTGAACACGTTTTTATTATTATTGAATATTATCGGTTTGCTAGTGCTTATCGGTGTATTATATGTCATGCATAGAAAGAAAGTTTCATTCTCAAAAAGGGTATTTACTGGGTTAGGCCTTGGGATTGGTTTTGGCTTAATTTTACAATTCGCGTATGGGCCTCATTCGGAAGTGTTACTCGCTTCTGTTCCTTGGTTTAATTTAGTCGGGGTTGGCTATGTGAAATTATTACAGATGATTGTCATGCCACTCGTGTTTATTTCGATTTTGGCTGCATTTACGAAAGTAACAATAGGTAAAAATTTCGGTAAAATGGCCGGATCGATATTGGGTATTCTGATTGGAACAACAGCAATCGCAGCTGTGATAGGGATTTCTATCACACTTCTCTTCGGACTCGATGCTTCTGAGATTGTACAAGGAGAAGCGGAATTGGCCAGAGGCGCTTCGATTGAAGAAAGATCAGAGGGCGTAGTGGACAGAGCTTTACCAGAACAAATTTTAGATTTATTACCAGCGAATCCATTTTTAGACTTCACAGGTGCGCGTTCCACTTCAACGATTGGTGTTGTTATTTTTGCAGCTTTTCTTGGCTTTGCCTATTTAACAGTCAACCGTAAAGAGCCTGAAAGTGCGGCGATTGTTAAAAAAGGGATTGATGCAGTTTATGCACTCATCATGGGAGTTGTGCGGATTGTCCTTCGCCTTACACCATATGGTATTTTAGCGATTATTGCACGCACAGTGGCGACATCTGATTTTGGTGCGATTTATAGTCTAGGGAAATTTGTGCTTGCTTCATATGTTGCGTTAGGAATCATGTTTATCATTCACTTAATCATCATTACAATTTCGGGTTTAAATCCGCTTACTTATGTGAAAAAAGCGGGTGCTGCTTTATTATTTGCATTCACTTCTCGTTCGAGTGCAGGTACTTTACCACTTAACATTAACACGCAAACAAATCGTTTAGGTGTTCCTGATGGCATTGCGAACTTTGCGGGGTCATTTGGCTTGTCAATTGGGCAAAATGGCTGTGCGGGAATTTATCCGGCGATGCTAGCGGTCATGATTGCACCGACTGTCGGACAACCGATTGACGCGCAGTTTATCATCACGCTTATTGTTATTGTTGCGATTAGTTCATTCGGTGTTGCGGGTGTTGGCGGAGGTGCAACATTTGCCGCGATACTTGTTCTATCGGCATTGAACTTGCCAATCGCGCTTGCAGGTCTTCTCATTTCGGTTGAGCCGCTTATTGATATGGGACGTACTGCGGTGAACGTCAGCGGTTCTATGACAGCTGGTGTGACGACCGCGAAAGTATCAGGCGAACTTGATACGGAGATTTATAATGGTTCTATTGAAGAGCAAACGGTGGAAGCTTAATTTAGAAAAGATGAAAAGTCCGTAACAGCCTTTATTGGCTGTTACGGATTTTTTCGTAGGTTGCAATGATGAAATCTTTATAAGGTGATTGGGGCATTGGGGCAATATTGTCATAAGCCAATTTCGCGTGCGCTAAAGCGTTCTCTCTATTTCCGAGTTTTAGGTAGCATAATGCACGATAGGCGTCTCCCTCATAGAGAATGGATAAATCGAATGGATGATTGAAAAAGTCACGGATCTTTACCTTTTCGAACTCTTCAATTGCACTTTTGTATTGATGTAATCCAAATAGGGCCTTTCCTTTTTCAAAGGAATGGAAGTCTTTATAGACTTTACCTAGTTGAAATTTGGCGTCATATTTTTCTAATAAATCCAAAGCTGTTTTATATTTTTTTTCAAAAGAGGTTAGACGATGTACTTTGATAAAATTAACGAACAAAATTGAGTTTTTATCGTCGGTAAATTCTCCATACAGTTCAATCTTTTTCATATAGTATTTTAACTTTTCGTCATCACCTGTCATCATTGCATGAAATGTTGCGAGTCTGTATAAGTGATCAATCTGATAAAAGACTTGCTTATCTTTAGAAAATTCAATTGCACTTTCCATAATCTTTAATGCTTCATCTGAATTCCCTACCGCAAAGAGCAGTATTGCCTCCGTATAATCAAAGTCTAGTCGTGTCATTGGATCTATAAATGTATTTTTTTGTTCAATTTCGGAACGTTCGTTTTGTAATATTTCCAGTGCTTTTTTATAGTTGCGTTCTGGAAAGTGAACCATTGAACGAAATATCCCGATAGTTGCACGTCTTTGGGTGATATTCATTTGTTCATACAAAGCAGCGGCTCTATCCGAATAGGTTTGCCATCCGTCTATTTTTTCAAAGTGAAGCGTACGGCTATACAGTTCCAATAACCGGGCAGACTCATATCCTTGGGTTAATTTAGGAAGATAGGGGTTAATTAATGCGATTAATCGATCAAATTCATCCGACAAGTCATCAAACTCCGTGTGAAAAAGTTTTTCGGCCTGTCCTAATACTTCTCGCAATTCCTGGTTGCTTACTTCCTCCAGTAACTCGGAAACATCTACTCCCAGTCGTTCTGCAATATAAGAAAGACTTTCCATAGAGGGATTTGCTTTGTTGTTTTCTATAAGGCTCAGCATGCCTTTTGTAAGTGTATTGCCCGCTAATGCCTCTAATGTTAGTTTCTGCTGTTTCCTTAACTTTCGTATACGCTCTCCTAACGTGTCCATGTCACACACTCCTATTCATATAGTTTAATTATATTAAACTTCCTCTTGCAATGGAAGTGGAAGGCATGATATGATTTGTTTAATACAATTAAACTTTTTTGGGGGGTTAGTTTTGGAAAAAGCTTTAAAGTTAAAAAGGGCTACTTATCATTTGTGGACATTTACGGTTAGCAAGCTCATTTCATCATTTGGTGCACAAGTTTATGCATTTGCAATTAGTTTTTATATTTTACAAATAACTGGTTCTGCAACGAGCTTTGCTACAAATTTAATTTGTAATATTTTGCCGAGAACAATTGTCGCACCGTTTGCGGGGTATGTTGCAGATAATTATTCCAGGAAGAAGATTGTTATCACTGCACAAATTGCTACAACCTTGGCGATTGGCGGTCTATTATTCGTTAGTTTGACGTATGGGTTATCGCTCGTGGCAATTTATACGACAACGGCGATTTTGTCATTAACGACACAGTTTTCCGGGGTAGCATTCACTTCCTCGATTACGGGACTTGTTGATGAAAATCGAATTCAAAAAGCGATGTCATTAAATCAAATGTCGATTTCATTTGCTGCGATTGGAAGTCCGGCAGTGGGCGGCCTTTTATATGGAGTGGTATCAATGCCGGTTTTTCTTTTGATGTATATGACTGCCTCTGTATTAGCGGTGATTCTCGAATCTACAATGAATTTTAAGTTATTTGCCAA
This window of the Sporosarcina ureilytica genome carries:
- a CDS encoding M15 family metallopeptidase, with translation MRKRNQYMFRTEKKTKTKKRLLMITLIAASFLIIAVVGWIGFNDWDVKKSYQRVETALGISKVTVPSERETEEQPNADGNSELPEPEPTESHEPEEEEEEVPPEEAIQYIEGQELPEEPTYVEGILIANKKNPLPSTFAPGEDKEAREAFEEMAAAALLEDYRLVAFSTYRSFEYQTELYKRYVDRDGVEEADRYSARPGYSEHQTGLAFDIGEVNKEQDWATSRFGETDAGKWLAENAHLYGFIMRYPEGKEFITGYMYESWHFRYVGLEVAKDIYENDTTLEEYLGL
- the cls gene encoding cardiolipin synthase — its product is MTTLISFIVTSVLILNIFLAIALIFLERRDATSTWAWLMVLFFIPFFGFFIYLMLGRRLREKHLFRWEDRHKIGIDKLIDYQITSIEDNTLEFRQSETEKHKDMIYLHLRNNDAVLTQDNDMQVFNDGRAKFEALIEDLEKAKDHIHLQYYIFRIDSLGKRIIDVLTEKAKQGLEVRVLFDDMGSRGVYKRHFQKLIRHGGMVEAFFPSILPLINTRLNYRNHRKIVVIDGRIGYIGGFNVGDEYLGINKKFGYWRDTHLRIEGSALHPIQTRFILDWNQASADQDIEYSDRYFPAIPLKGDVSMQIVSSGPDSEWEQIKDGYLKMIFRAKKYIYIQTPYFIPDVSFLDALRIACLSGVDVRIMIPNKPDHIFVYWATYSNVGYLLKAGAKIYIYDNGFLHAKQIVIDDEVSTVGTANIDVRSFKLNFEVNAFIYDKEKSHELAELFEQDLLLSRELTLDMYNERSLTIRLKESMANLISPIL
- a CDS encoding L-cystine transporter, with the protein product MHRKKVSFSKRVFTGLGLGIGFGLILQFAYGPHSEVLLASVPWFNLVGVGYVKLLQMIVMPLVFISILAAFTKVTIGKNFGKMAGSILGILIGTTAIAAVIGISITLLFGLDASEIVQGEAELARGASIEERSEGVVDRALPEQILDLLPANPFLDFTGARSTSTIGVVIFAAFLGFAYLTVNRKEPESAAIVKKGIDAVYALIMGVVRIVLRLTPYGILAIIARTVATSDFGAIYSLGKFVLASYVALGIMFIIHLIIITISGLNPLTYVKKAGAALLFAFTSRSSAGTLPLNINTQTNRLGVPDGIANFAGSFGLSIGQNGCAGIYPAMLAVMIAPTVGQPIDAQFIITLIVIVAISSFGVAGVGGGATFAAILVLSALNLPIALAGLLISVEPLIDMGRTAVNVSGSMTAGVTTAKVSGELDTEIYNGSIEEQTVEA
- a CDS encoding helix-turn-helix domain-containing protein; this encodes MDTLGERIRKLRKQQKLTLEALAGNTLTKGMLSLIENNKANPSMESLSYIAERLGVDVSELLEEVSNQELREVLGQAEKLFHTEFDDLSDEFDRLIALINPYLPKLTQGYESARLLELYSRTLHFEKIDGWQTYSDRAAALYEQMNITQRRATIGIFRSMVHFPERNYKKALEILQNERSEIEQKNTFIDPMTRLDFDYTEAILLFAVGNSDEALKIMESAIEFSKDKQVFYQIDHLYRLATFHAMMTGDDEKLKYYMKKIELYGEFTDDKNSILFVNFIKVHRLTSFEKKYKTALDLLEKYDAKFQLGKVYKDFHSFEKGKALFGLHQYKSAIEEFEKVKIRDFFNHPFDLSILYEGDAYRALCYLKLGNRENALAHAKLAYDNIAPMPQSPYKDFIIATYEKIRNSQ